One genomic window of Bradyrhizobium sp. CCGE-LA001 includes the following:
- a CDS encoding flavin-dependent oxidoreductase produces MKAIIVGGGIGGLTTALMLRSRGLDCEIFEQADTIRELGVGINTLPHAMRELAGLGLLQKLDDVAIRTDQLYYLNRHGQEVWREARGLDAGHDVPQFSIHRGRLQGVIHRAVEERLGREAIHTGCRLGAFTQDEGGVTAYFFDRAGSHVRTARGDILIGADGIHSRVRETLFPNEGPPCWNGLMLWRGARDWPVFLTGKSMIVAGGLDAKVVIYPIAEGSSPASRLTNWAVLVKVGEGNAPPPRKEDWSRPGRREELMPHVARFSIPYIDVRSLISATPEFYEYPTCDRDPLPYWSAGRVTLLGDAAHPMYPVGSNGASQAILDARCLADALVRAEHPRQALLEYEKKRLPMTAEIVRSNRRGGPEGVIDAVEQLAPDGFDNVDNVLSYSQREAIVRGYATKAGFAAVPGLAAVRA; encoded by the coding sequence ATGAAGGCGATTATCGTCGGTGGCGGCATCGGTGGTCTCACCACGGCATTGATGCTGCGCTCGCGCGGCCTCGATTGTGAGATCTTCGAGCAGGCCGACACCATTCGCGAGCTCGGCGTCGGCATCAACACGCTGCCGCATGCCATGCGCGAGCTGGCCGGCCTCGGCCTGTTGCAGAAGCTCGACGACGTCGCGATCCGCACCGATCAGCTCTATTATCTCAATCGCCATGGCCAGGAGGTTTGGCGCGAAGCCCGCGGCCTCGACGCCGGCCATGACGTGCCGCAATTCTCCATCCATCGCGGCCGCCTCCAGGGCGTCATCCATCGGGCGGTTGAGGAGCGGCTCGGGCGGGAGGCGATTCACACCGGCTGCCGGCTCGGCGCATTCACGCAGGACGAAGGTGGTGTCACCGCCTATTTCTTCGATCGCGCCGGCTCGCACGTCCGCACCGCGCGCGGCGATATCCTGATCGGCGCCGACGGCATTCACTCGCGCGTCCGCGAGACGCTGTTCCCGAACGAAGGGCCGCCGTGCTGGAACGGCCTGATGCTGTGGCGCGGTGCCCGCGACTGGCCGGTGTTCCTGACCGGAAAATCCATGATCGTGGCCGGTGGTCTCGATGCCAAGGTGGTGATTTATCCGATCGCGGAAGGATCGAGCCCGGCGAGCCGTCTGACCAATTGGGCCGTGCTGGTGAAGGTGGGCGAGGGCAACGCGCCGCCGCCGCGGAAAGAGGATTGGTCGCGGCCGGGCCGCCGCGAGGAGCTGATGCCGCACGTGGCCCGCTTCTCGATCCCTTATATCGACGTCAGGAGCTTGATCTCGGCGACGCCAGAATTCTACGAATATCCGACCTGTGATCGCGATCCCTTGCCCTATTGGTCGGCGGGGCGCGTCACGCTGCTCGGCGACGCCGCGCATCCGATGTATCCGGTCGGATCGAACGGTGCCTCGCAGGCGATCCTCGATGCGCGCTGCCTCGCCGATGCGTTGGTGCGCGCCGAGCATCCGCGCCAGGCGCTGCTCGAATACGAGAAGAAGCGCCTGCCGATGACGGCAGAGATCGTCCGCTCGAACCGGCGCGGCGGTCCCGAAGGCGTCATCGACGCTGTCGAGCAGCTTGCGCCTGACGGTTTCGACAACGTCGACAACGTGCTGAGCTATTCCCAGCGCGAAGCCATCGTGCGCGGCTACGCCACCAAGGCGGGCTTCGCCGCAGTGCCGGGTCTCGCGGCGGTGCGCGCCTGA